The nucleotide window CTAGGCAGGAGCCTGCTCGCTCTTTCCGCATCAGACCAGCGAGGCCGTTGTTCAGTCAGTGGCGGCTATGCGGCCCGACAAGCGGCAAGTCCAGTGCCTACCCTTGAGGGACGGGAGATAGGTGGCGCGGGAAGCGAAGGTCTCCAAGGAACGAGAGGAGCATACTTGCTCTTCGCAACGTGATGTTTGGTGAGCTTTTGGGTATGCGCAGAGTTCGCAGCACTTCCTGTTGCGCATACAACAGGggcggggggaaggggggaagcAGCAAGTATCGCATGCGCCCGCTGCTCGAGGCAAACAAACTATGGAGAGAACTCGAGCccacctcggccacggcTTTTGTCGATATTGATCTGAGTTGCAGCGGCGCAATCTCCCCCTCATAGCCAGCCTGAACTCACGTTGAAGCAACGCCTGTGAAGCGAAGCCAACAGTGGTGGCGAAGCCATGACAGTGCGAGCCAAAGAGTAGGTAGATAAAACTGAAGAGAACCAGGAATAGGGGCTTTCCAGGTTAGATGCCAGTCAATCGCCAAGATCTTCGTCAAGTCCACTCTTATGGAAAGGAGCAGGACGATCGTAGTGTAAGTGGTACGCGTGCTGGGAGCAAATCTGCGCCAAACGTTTGGGTGTATTATAGTGCACGGGGAGCTATATGCGTTCCTTTGGGCCGGTCGTTGTTGCGGTAAATAAGCCACCGATAGGCTACGTGTCTCTTCCTGAGGTGGCCCAAATCTCAGGCACAGCGATTCATCTGGACCTGAACTCGAGAAATAAAGGCATGCGACACTTGGAGCGGGACATACTCGACAGTATGATTTGACATGTCTGAAGGACTTCACAGGGCAAACTCCATAGAGACTTGGCGATGCCCCTGAAAAAACCAACAGGTCCCTCTTCTCTCGCCCAGTATCCTTGCTACCACAGTTTGAAGTTTAGCAGGCATTAATTGCTGGCAGAGAGATTTGCTGACAGGCCAAAGGGAGCCTTGTTGGCAGGCGAAACACTTGCCGAACATATGTCTCACTGGAGACCTTGAACGCGTTCTTTAGCGGCCGACTAGCCTCTCGACAATATTCTTCGGCATACAGTAGACTGGATCTACAGCCTCCATACCAGGGTAGCCGAGAAGGCTTAGGCCTGCAAGGCCAAAGCAAGTGTGCCAGACATCGACCATGTCGCCGGGTCTGTCGGAAATACCTCCGTTTTCGCTGTCCTGGCTTCGAAGAATGAAGCTTATAAGAGCTTCCCGATCGATCCAGTGTGTCCGTcggatgatggcgaggctACTCAATACCCACCAGCTGTAGCAAAcgtcttccttcttctctgGTCGACCGTTAAGACCACCACCGGGGGTTTGTCTTTCACTCAACCATCGGCCAAgcttctcttcctcgacaaggTCAAGCCGACCGGCGATGTGTAATGCAGCTACGCAGGTGAATATCTGGCCCGAGTGCGACTCGGCACCAGGCCTTACGCCATATCCCCCGTCAAAATTTGCGCATGTTGCAATATGATTGACGGCTTTATCGACATTGACCAGCGATAGGAGCCCGAGGAGGGACAAGGCGTTGAATGCTCCGTAAAGAAACCGTGTATCCTCCTCTCCCCACTCGTCGCCGTAGAAGCTACCCGTCTCACGATCCTGTAGATCTGCAATGTCTGCCTCTGATGTCAATGTGAAGGTCCATTTGAACCGGTTGCCAAAATGCTTACATTTGCCGACCTTTGCCTTGCCGGCTCCCcgggcctcgagctcatcgaAGGCATCCACCATGGCTAAGATCTGCACAGCACTTACTGTGGAGAGCATGTGGGCGTCGTGAcctggggcggcgccgaaTCCGCCGTTTTCATGTTGGCAAGAAAGCACAAAGTCGATCGTCTCGCTGCGAGGGAGACCATTAGGCTGTCGCAGTAGGTGAAGGGCTGTGAGACCCCAATACACCCCGTTGAGACGCAGATGTTCCGTCAGCCAATAGTCCAGTTCATCTTTCCTCGTGTCAAGACTTTGAACATAT belongs to Purpureocillium takamizusanense chromosome 1, complete sequence and includes:
- the BET2 gene encoding Protein geranylgeranyltransferase type II (COG:O~EggNog:ENOG503NTZW~BUSCO:EOG09263G3M) → MTGTDDPPEDLELAADAHVKYVQSLDTRKDELDYWLTEHLRLNGVYWGLTALHLLRQPNGLPRSETIDFVLSCQHENGGFGAAPGHDAHMLSTVSAVQILAMVDAFDELEARGAGKAKVGKYIADLQDRETGSFYGDEWGEEDTRFLYGAFNALSLLGLLSLVNVDKAVNHIATCANFDGGYGVRPGAESHSGQIFTCVAALHIAGRLDLVEEEKLGRWLSERQTPGGGLNGRPEKKEDVCYSWWVLSSLAIIRRTHWIDREALISFILRSQDSENGGISDRPGDMVDVWHTCFGLAGLSLLGYPGMEAVDPVYCMPKNIVERLVGR